The Prochlorococcus marinus str. MIT 9301 genome segment AAAAATTTATAAAGAAATAACATCAAGAAGAGTATTAGCAATGGAATGGATAGACGGTACAAAATTAACAAATTTAGAAGACGTAAAAAAATTAGGAATTAATCCTGATGAAATGATTGATATAGGAGTGCAATGCAGTTTAGAACAGCTTTTAGAACATGGTTTTTTTCATGCAGACCCACATCCAGGTAATTTATTAGCCTTAGAAGATGGAAGATTATGTTACTTAGATTTTGGAATGATGAGCGAGGTTTCTAGAGAATCAAGATCGGGATTAATTCAAGCAGTAGTACATTTAGTAAATAAAAACTTCGATAAATTGTCTCAAGATTTCGTAAAATTGGGATTTTTATCAGAGGAAGTTAATCTAGAGCCCATTGTTCCAGCATTTCAAGATGTTTTCATTAACGCCGTTGAACAAGGAGTGTCGAAAATGGATTTTAAAAGCGTTACAGACGATATGTCTGGTGTTATGTATAAATTCCCTTTCAGACTACCACCATATTACGCGCTTATAATTAGGTCATTACTTACATTAGAAGGAATAGCTTTAAGCGTAGATCCAAACTTCAAGATATTAGGCGCGGCTTATCCATATTTTGCAAGAAGATTGATGGAAGATCCTGATCCACAATTAAGGGAAAGTCTTAAAGAAATGCTTTTTGATAATAAAAAATTTAAATGGGACCGTTTAGAAGATCTACTTTCTAACGCTGCAAAGCAAACAAATCTCGATTTAGAAAAACTTTTAGACGAAGTTATAAATCTTCTCTTTTCTCCAAATGGAGGATTTCTTAGAAATGAGATAGTTGAAGGTTTAACAAATCAGATAGATTTATTTAGTCTAAAAATATTGAAAAGTTTGAATAACTACCTTCCACAATCAATTAAATTAAATACTATCAACGAGAATAATAACTTAAATGACCTTATAATGTACGTAGAGCCATTGAGAAACTTCTTAGAGATTTTACAAAAAGTCCCCGGGTATTCAATTGATATTTTTCTAAAAAGGGTTCCAAGACTAATAAATGAACCTTATACAAAAGAAATGGGTATAAAGATTGCAAAAAAAGTAACTGAAAAAGGAGTAGTAAGACTTGTTAAGATTGCTGCTGGTGCAAATATCTAAATGAAGTTTAGCAAAATTTTAATATTTAAAATATTTTTTATTTTAGTAATTTCTCCATTATTTTTAAATATTCCAAAAGCTAATAGTGCTGAAGAAATTAAGATCACATACAGCATATTTTCTAGAACAATTAAAGTGGCTTCTTTAAAAACTTTTGCTACAGAAGGTAAATCCACAAAAAAATTAAGGAGAATTTTGAAAGCAACAGGATCTCCCGATAAAGAAATTAGAACAGTTTTAAAAAAAGATTTTGAAGTTCCTATTACCATTGCAAGCAAACTTGTATACTCTGAAATAGGAGATGTTTTTTTAACAAGACTTTCATCTATTATTCACCCACCTAGAGCAACTGATGAAAGAACAGGCATGCTAGCCCTTAGAGCAAGCGTGATTCAAGGTATTAATATAGGAAATGGAAAAATAAATCTAATAAATTTTTTTGAAGCATATCCAACTAAAACTGTAATTTTAGATGTTAGCGCTTTGAGCAAAGTTATGAATAAAGTAGAATCGATTTCAGAACTATTAACCTTTTTTACCAATTCCCCTTTAGAAAAAATCAAAACAAATTAAACAACCATGGTGTTATTAGATAAAATCAAAAATAAACTGCGTTTTAATTATAGAAAAAAAAGATGGCCTGGCCTTATAGAAGCTTATAAACAATATCTCCCAGTAACGAAGAAAACTCCTATTATTTCCCTCAATGAAGGAAATACACCACTGATCTTAAGCGAATTAATTAGCAACTTAATTGGAAATGGAACAAAAGTTTTTTTAAAATATGATGGCCTTAATCCAACAGGATCTTTTAAAGATCGTGGTATGACTATGGCAATTAGCAAAGCAAAAGAAGAAGGGCGTGAAGCAGTTATTTGTGCAAGCACTGGAAATACCTCTGCTGCTGCTGCTGCATATGCTTCGAGAGGAGGATTAAAACCTTATGTATTAATACCAGAAGGATTTGTTGCACAAGGAAAACTTGCTCAAGCATTAATGTATGGCGCTGAGATAATATCTATTAATGGAAACTTTGATAAGGCCCTTGAAATTGTTAGAGATTTATCCTCAGAACATCCAGTAGAACTTGTTAATTCGGTTAATCCATATCGAATACAAGGACAAAAGACAGCAGCTTTTGAAATAGTTGATGACTTAGGTTATGCTCCTGATTGGCTTTGTATTCCAATGGGCAATGCAGGAAATATAACTGCTTATTGGATGGGATTTAAAGAGTATTCAAAAATTAAAAAAAATTTGAAATTACCAATAATGATGGGTTTTCAATCCGAAGGCTCTGCTCCATTAGTAAAAAATATAATAGTTAAAGATCCGGAAACAATTGCAACTGCAATCAGAATTGGGAATCCTGTAAATAGAGAAAAAGCAAAAAAAGTAAGAAAGGAGAGTAAAGGAGATTTTCAGTCAGTTACAGATAAAGAAATAATCGATGCTTATAAAATCCTTGCCAAAGAGGGGGTT includes the following:
- a CDS encoding ABC1 kinase family protein, whose translation is MKEDFTDFIEVSGLLNYDPDTISKIYKKNPKRLLKRLWQTLIPIFAYIFSVGWDKFTGRLKNEQQARFRARELTNLLVELGPAFVKAGQALSTRPDIIPGILLEELSELQDQLPGFDGNKAMELIEEDLGYKINEIFLEIDKEPISAASLGQVHKAKLKNEEIVAIKVQRPGLREQITLDLYIVRNIAYWLKNNIGLIRSDLVALIDELGKRVFEEMDYLNEAANAEKFRDMHKHNKMIAVPKIYKEITSRRVLAMEWIDGTKLTNLEDVKKLGINPDEMIDIGVQCSLEQLLEHGFFHADPHPGNLLALEDGRLCYLDFGMMSEVSRESRSGLIQAVVHLVNKNFDKLSQDFVKLGFLSEEVNLEPIVPAFQDVFINAVEQGVSKMDFKSVTDDMSGVMYKFPFRLPPYYALIIRSLLTLEGIALSVDPNFKILGAAYPYFARRLMEDPDPQLRESLKEMLFDNKKFKWDRLEDLLSNAAKQTNLDLEKLLDEVINLLFSPNGGFLRNEIVEGLTNQIDLFSLKILKSLNNYLPQSIKLNTINENNNLNDLIMYVEPLRNFLEILQKVPGYSIDIFLKRVPRLINEPYTKEMGIKIAKKVTEKGVVRLVKIAAGANI
- a CDS encoding alpha/beta hydrolase: MKFSKILIFKIFFILVISPLFLNIPKANSAEEIKITYSIFSRTIKVASLKTFATEGKSTKKLRRILKATGSPDKEIRTVLKKDFEVPITIASKLVYSEIGDVFLTRLSSIIHPPRATDERTGMLALRASVIQGINIGNGKINLINFFEAYPTKTVILDVSALSKVMNKVESISELLTFFTNSPLEKIKTN
- the thrC gene encoding threonine synthase — translated: MVLLDKIKNKLRFNYRKKRWPGLIEAYKQYLPVTKKTPIISLNEGNTPLILSELISNLIGNGTKVFLKYDGLNPTGSFKDRGMTMAISKAKEEGREAVICASTGNTSAAAAAYASRGGLKPYVLIPEGFVAQGKLAQALMYGAEIISINGNFDKALEIVRDLSSEHPVELVNSVNPYRIQGQKTAAFEIVDDLGYAPDWLCIPMGNAGNITAYWMGFKEYSKIKKNLKLPIMMGFQSEGSAPLVKNIIVKDPETIATAIRIGNPVNREKAKKVRKESKGDFQSVTDKEIIDAYKILAKEGVFCEPASAASVAGLIKNKNRIQKESTIVCVLTGNGLKDPDCAIKNNDAIFRKNIEPSLKNITKILGY